A region of the Canis aureus isolate CA01 chromosome 5, VMU_Caureus_v.1.0, whole genome shotgun sequence genome:
CGGCCCATTCGCCAGTCACTGGCCTTTCTGGCTCCTGCTGGCACCACCGCCACCGCTGCCGAGCTGGGACCCTCCAGGCTGGCCGGGGAGGACGTATTAGCTGGGGAGTGAGAGTGGGGGGCTCCATTCACCAGGCCGCCACTGTTTGGCTGGGAGATATTTTAGAAGTGtttttctagggacacctgggtggctcagcagttgagcatctgcctttggctcagggcatgatcctggagtcccaggatcgagtcccgcatcgggctccctgcatggagcctgcttctccctctgcctgtctctgcatctctctgtgtgtctcttgtgaataaataaataaaatcttaaaaaacaaaacaaaacaaaaaagttagtGTTTTTCCAGTCGATGTGCTTGTGTTGTAGAAGGCGGAGGCAACTTAGCAAGTTAGGTTTGAATGAACAGCAATTAGGACCCATGAGCTCCAGGTCTTTCTGTCTGGGTCCCTTCAGCCTTAACCTGGTATCCACTGAGTTTGCAGAGCGTTGACTCAAGAATCCACCCTGGGAAAAACTGCAAACCAAAGAGTGCATGCCACCCTCCTAGCCGAGGTGGAGACCCTGGCAGGGCTGCGTTGGGGGAGAGCGCCAGGGGGCACAGGGTGGGGTGTGGAAGTCGGGGACCTCCGGCATGGGATCCCCAAGCAGAAAACCAGAAACGGCCGCCAACACTCAGCCCTCTACCTTTAGGGAAGCTTTCTTCCCAAACCTGGAAAGCCTTAGCCAGCGCCAAAGTTCCCGTGTTTCCATTTCCTCGGGGAGCTCtcgttaaaaaacaaaattcagtggCGCAAacttgaagatctaattggctttattaaatgattcatgaattgggcagcatcccatctagcaaggagaggggaggagcccTGCTGAGCTGAACAGGAGAAAGGCTTTTAAAGACCGAGAGGGCATCAATCAAAGAAGGaaggactttaaaaaagaagaaggactTTATTAGCAAGAAATGCACTGTTGAGGCAAGGTTGCCCCCctaaggggagcagcaggggtcTATCAGGAGCTTCCCTGGTATTGACCAGGAAATTCTGGGTTGACTGGTTCAAGGTTACATACCTGCAGAGTTGCAAGTACAGTTAGGTTAGGTATGAAGCCTTGGTTTACGGGCTTGGGGCCCTATCTTAAGTGAAGCCATTGTCGGCCTGCCTTGTGTTTCTAACGCTCCACAGGACTGAGTGATGCTCCGAGTAGCTCAATCATCTCCGGGTTGGTGTTTTTCAGCAAATTAATCTGAATCAGGCCTCCTTGTTCTCATACTCATTTGAGAGACTTCCTAGTTTGTGTTCTCGCCTAATGTGAATGGCAATCCTCTCCAGCCACGATTCAGCCTGTTGCACGGGAAAGTCTGACCCTGCCAGGTGCCGGCTGACACCTAGCCTCTCCCGCAGTCCTCCTTTGTTTGCCTTCTGAACTGAGGAGGAGGTGAGCGAGATTGGAGGCTTTGCCACAGGCACCTTTCCACCCACCCACCGCATTTGAATGTTGCTATGGCAACTGATAGGCCCTAGCCACAGCACCAAGTACTGTCTCTTGGGTGGGGAGAAGTGTCCAGTGTTGCCATCTCCTAGGAAAGGCAAGGATCTGGAGACCAGAGGGGAGAAGTGGTTGGGGCAGGTTTGGTGCATTTAGGCCTGGAAGGGACACGGTTGCACCTGTGGCCATTTCAGGTAGTGGGAGATTATCGGAGCAGGCTGCCTGGGCATTGAGGTGGGAACctggtgggctggggtggggggccctgctGCAGGGCTCCACCAGCCCTCTCCCTTGCCTGATGCCGCTAGCCACCATCACGGGCTTCCAAGCAACATTCTCTGCCGGTGAGACAGGTATCAGCCAAACGACCTTGGACATCGGGTCTGTATCTAGAAAACTTAAGAAGGGAGAAAGTCATCAAACGTTGGGAAGGTTTATAGGAGATTCAgcaggaaggggatccctgggtggcgcagcggtttggcgcctgcctttggcccagggcgcgatcctggagacccgggatcgaatcccacgtcgggctcccggtgcatggagcctgcttctccctctgcctgtgtctctgcctctctttctctctctctctctctgtgactatcataaataaataaaaaattaaaaaaaaaaaaaaaaaaaaaggagattcagCAGGGTAGATCAGAAGAAATAGCACTGGCCCTGAGGATGGACAGTCTGTTCTGTACCCCGAGGGACCTTAGAAGAGTTCCATACCACCCCAGTCTCCAGTGTCCTCATCCGAAAGGAGAAAATAAGTCCTATTCTGTATAGAGTTGCTGTGGGGTTATAGACAATGCATATAAAACATATCTGTTATGATCGGCCTGTATGTAGTAGGTGCACATTAATGTTAAATACTTATTAATAATTGAAAGCAGCACAGCGTTACAGCACAGCACAGGACATACCGGTGTTTCCCAGCACTGGAATCAACTggaagctttttaaaatgctcatctaagagggaacacctgggtggctcagcggttgagcgtctgcctttagctcagggcatgatcctggggtccaggatcaagtcccacatcgggctccctgcatggagcctgcttctccctctgcctgtgtctctgtctctctttctctctctctcatgaataaataaataaaatatttaaaaaaaaacaaaaacaaaaacctaaggggcgccagggtggctcggtcagttgagtgtccaactcttcattttggctcaggtcatgatctcagggtggtgagatcaagccccaggtcaggctctgcactcagcaggaagtctgctgggATTCTGACCTGCTCCCCCCCTCCCACCACACAtgctcgctctgtctctctcaaaataaataagatctttaaaaaaataaaatactcaccTAAACCAGGTTTACTGGGTTAGAATTTGCAAAAATGAGACCAAGAaatctatatgtatttttttaaacttccctaAGTAATTCTGATGTAACCAGTGTGTAATTTTGGATAGgaaatttgcttattttcttgagATTGAAGAATATAAACAGTGCTAGattcccccctcctccttttttctaCTCCCACCAGCCCTTGTCTTGCCACCTTCATTCTACTTCTAAACTCCAAAGCTTTCTGTTAGAATTATCTGTGTTTGGAAGCAGGGATGTCTGAGAAAGTGGTTGAAAGTAATTTAATCAGAATGGTGAAGGAAAAACTAAAGTTTCCGTCTTCCCTGAAAATAGttgaaaagaggggcacctggatggctcagtctgttaggcatctgccttcagctcaggtcatgatcccagggttctgggatcgagtcccgcatgggctcccagctcagcaaggaatctgcctctccctctgtccctccccccacttgtgctctccccgtctgtctcaagtaaataaataaaatcttgaaaaaaaaattgaaaagaatctacaGAAAGCTTATGCCATCCCTTGATGACATTTGGACTGTCTTGGCTACCTGATGGGTTACAAACGTGACGTTTAAGGTTATTGGTACAATATGTGTAAGCCTAAAATAGGAGTTTAGTGTATGTACAGCTGAAGTTTTCTCTGCATCCCACAGGAACGTGGCTGAAGAGCGGTCTAGGCCTTGTGCACCAGGAAGGTAGTCAGCGGACGTGGACATACATTGCCCCCCAGTTGGGGTACTGGGTGGCAGCCATGTCTCCTCCCAACCCAGGTAACATGAAGCCAATACCCGTGGTGGTGGGcattgggggttttttttgttttttttgagggTTCCAGCTAAGTATGCTTTTGAAAATTACATCAGGAGGGAGATCACATCTTACTCAGAAATGGTTGAAAAAGGCACTTGGCTGGCCCAGTTGGcggagcatgtgacccttgatctccgGATCacgaattcaagccccacacatTGGGCAGAgcgattactttttaaaaagttgaaagtcTGAAAATCAAATGAGAACTAAGGTattttgtgggggtgggggagttctGGTTGCAACTCTCCCATCTAGAATAAGCATAATGCACAGAACATACTCCTGTCTAGTCTCTGTTTTGCTCAGACAGCTGCCATAGGGAATTCCTCATCTGAAGCCCACAGAGGCGGTTTAGACCTCCTCCCTAATTCCAGAAACAGCTGTGGCCTGTTGTAAGAACATGTGGGGAAGGGCACTCCTCAGAATGGCCAGCAGACAGTCACCGTTGGAGCCTTCTTGGGGCAAAAAGCTTGATTTGGCATTTCCTAAAGGCCTAAAAACAATCCAGTTGAAAACAATCCAGTTGCTTTGTGTCCTAGAGTAGTATTCATTTCCATTTAGGGTATGTGCATtaactcatattttttaaagtgtgactaaaaaaaacaattttttgacCTATATGCCCACAGTTATCCCAATGAATATTCTAGAATTGTTTCTTAAAATAGTCATCTTTGGAGAATTCTTTCCAGTGATGGCTTCTGTTGCTCAGAATGACTTTAGAGTCTGTATCACTTGGACTGCCTTCCCTAGTGAAACATTTCATTGGTGGCAAATCTTTATGCTCAGAGGGtccctttgatttttctttagacATATCTAAAAGTCATGCACAGCCAAGACTGGTGAATAAAGTAGGTATTCGGGCTAGGTCAAAATGTGCAATGATGAAGTGTCTCCCATGATGAAGGAGTCCAAAATATCTTAGCAGTGGAATTATTGCTGGAATGAACACTCAGACTCCCAAATAACTGATTTGTTGGAGGTGTTGAAAAATCTGTCCCATTTACTTTATGTTCCTGTACTGAGAAAATGTCcatttcatttctgtgttttaagCATCTGCATTTCCCTTTGTGATAGTATTCTTGTAGCAGGAGAGGTGTGAACCAGGCACAGAAATGCTTCAGTCTCCAAATCTGAAATATCTAGGATATGactaagaggaaggaaggaaagaaaataaattcctaaattACCCAAGAAGAGGCCACAAAGCCCATACATTACAGTTAACTTTCATTTGAGATCTATTTCAGACAACTGTGGTGTTCAGTTTGTCCATCACACCACCGATTAATAGATACTTTGAAAAGAGGGGAGAAAGAACTGCTTGCTGTAGGTCCACCAACCCTTCCTAGCAATGAAGGAAGAgacaaaaatctataaaaagcATACATAACAGCCCCTGGTGGCATTTAATGTAAAAACACATATAATAGTAACCTTACAGCCATCCCTCTTATTAAAACAAATTACAGTGAGGCTGTGCCTTCATGAGCCCAAAACCAACAGGAAAATAATTAgggctttttctttcattctccagTTAAGAAGGAAATTAAGTACGGCTGTGAATTTTCTAGAGACTTCCATTGGCAGAAGTTAAGATAATAACATGTTTTAAGTACTTAAAGGATTGAGCTTGAGTTCTTTGGGAATGACTTTTATGTGTACATTGGATTTCTTGGTGGCTCCTGCCAGGGCATTGCCATGTCTCTGGGGGTCatctccagggggaaaaaaaatgtttctctgaacGATTAAGACAGCATATagttgtaaattatttttccGACTTGTGTTCATATTAACTCCACTTACCCCATTGAAGTGAATTATGTTTGGGAGAGAATAGTGGTACCTTTTGAACTTAAGTAATGtcactattttcaaaaatttgtaCACCTCCTTGGGTTTATCTAGCTCTGTAATGGTCTCCTTCCAAAGATTTTTGAAGGAATCTATCCCTTAAGATATCAAGAATCAGTAAGTAAATGGGTGTTTATGGTGCACAGTGATCATAACCATACtgatctggaaaatataatgaaaaatatattgaaaaaccaCATAATAAAAAACcacattccttccttcccatctaTGGATGAACTGCCTGAGTGCCTGGACACCAATATGTCTCTCAAATATTAGAACTTGGGAAGGTTTTCATTGTTGCTGTCGATCTGTTGTCAATGCCATTAAGATAGATTCTTACTGTTATTTATTGAACATAAAGAGTAAGTTAAACTCCCTTTTGGGATTCTTTATAACgtaaattaagaagaaaatatgtttatctCTGGTTCCTCGTCTGTAAATTCCGAAGAGCTCAGTGGCCACGTCAGGTTAGCCATTTTGAAAAGGCACTGTaggggaaaattttatttttaaaaatggaaggcaTTTTAGAAACACTTGACAACCCATAATaagctgtagattttttttttaagtcacagcCGATTTGTTTCATACATTTCAACTGATTCCTTTAGGCAAAGGACCCTCCACGCAGGAATAATTATCCAAGGAGAATGAGAATAaaatcttgtgattttttttttctcctgcagtACAAAATCCCCAGATATTCAGGCCGTCTCTCTAAGCGTCCCACTCATTATATTATCAtgcatccttttacttttattaaaagatCATGTCTTTAGAATGCTGAGCATGCTACCGAATGCGGCTCTCTTCCGGGGCAAGGGGACACCCTTGACACTGCATTTAGGATTTGAGTATTCAGGCTCTCCTGGCCACAGCTGCTCCAGGGATCATCCTGGTAATCCCTTTTCATCGAGTGAAATTATGGTGATCTGTAAGCACGTCATCTAAAGGGTGTTTGCATCTGGTCCCCACTCCCCGCCCCACCCAGGAAGAGTAGGGAAAACATGCTCTCAGATTAGTGTCCCTCTTATCCTAAAAAGGTGTTCTCCAATCTAAAATACCCTTTTCTGACCTTCTAGGTCCCGTTGTCACACAGGACATTACCACGTATCACACGGTGTTTCTTTTGGCCATTTTAGGAGGAATGGCTTTCATACTTTTGGTTTTGCTGTGTCTCCTTTTATATTATTGCAGGTAAAGTTTTACCTTTTGGgcaatatcttttttaatttggaatttcTTGGGCAAGCACTGATatgaaggccttttttttttttttctttctctctctgaatcaAGGTCCTTTTTTTCCTCATGGAAAAAATACCTAAGAACTGAACATTTGTCCTTAAAGTGTGAACAAGTGAACATGATGTGGGGGGCATGCTGTTTTATAAGGTTGCTCAGAaggggggttttgtttgtttttttacttttttttttaagtttgacaGTGTCACGATTCATTCAGAATATTCCTGAACCCTGATTAAGAGATGATATTCTCAAGGACAAAGCAGAGctaaaaatcttattttgatgCCTCTGGCTGTTCCATTTCTGAGCATGTTTGTTGTCGACTGTTGGGTGACCGCTTGTGAATGCGGAACTTGGTTGAACATATAACAGCCTGCAGGTGATGCTGTTCTGAATCAAAATAAGGCGGAGGGTGTGGGGGGAGAAGGCCTCTGGTTGCTGgttagttgttttgtttcttcctgtggGAGCTGAGAATTGGGATTTTGCATGGAACTCTACTGCTATGAGATGCTTTAATCTTTGCATTTGGATTTTATCTCTGGTCGCAGGCGGAAGTGCTTGAAACCTCGTCAGCACCACAGAAAACTACAACTTCCGGCAGCCCTGGAGAGTTCCAAAAGGGATCAGTCGACTTCCATGTCTCACATCAACTTGCTGTTTTCTCGTCGGGAGTCCGAGTTCCCTGGCCCGCTGGCGGTCACCAGCCACGGCCGCCCGGACGCCCCAGGGCCCAAGGAGCTGATGAGCGGGGTCCACTTAGAGATGATGTCTTCCAACGGAGAAGTGGACATGCACACCCCCATGCTGAAGCTTTCCTACAGCACCTCGCAAGAATTCAGCTCTCGGGAGGAGCTTCTCTCTCACAAGGAAGAGGACAAAAGCCAAATCTCCTTTGATAACCTGACACCAAGTGGGACGTTGGGAAAAGAGTACCATAAGTCTGTGGAGATTTTCCCCTTGAAGCCCAGGAAATCTGTGGAAAGAGAGGGCTGTGAGTCCCCCGGCAACAGCGAATACAGGAGGAGCTACAACGCCATGCTTTCCCAGCCTTTGTTTGAAAAGCAGGACAGAGACGCTCAGGCCTCTGTGAACCATATTCCCACCGGCAGCAAGCTCACCATTCAGGAACATATGTACCCCGCGCCTTCATCTCCCGAAAAGGAGCAGCTGCTGGACCGCAGGCCCACAGAGTGCATGATGTCGCGATCAGTAGACCACCTGGAGAGACCCACGTCCTTCCCCAGGCCCGGCCAGTTGATCTGCTGTAGTTCGGTTGACCAGGTCAATGACAGCGTTTACAGAAAGGTATTACCTGCCTTGGTCATCCCCGCTCACTACATGAAACTCCCGGGGGACCATACCTATGTGGGCCAGCCCCTGGTCGTTCCGGCTGACCAGCAGCTGGAGATTGAAAGACTGCAGGCTGAGCTCTCCAGTCCCCACGCAGGGATCTTCCCGCACCCCTCCTCTCAGATCCAGGCGCAGCCCCTGTCCTGCCAGGCGATCTCCCAGCAGCACTTGCAGGACGCAGGCACCCGGGAGTGGACGCCGCAAGGTGCGTCCATGTCAGAGTCTCTCTCCATCCCAGCATCCCTGAACGATGCAGCCTTGGCTCAGATGAACAGCGAGGTCCAGCTCCTGACCGAGAAGGCTCTGATGGAACTTGGGGGCGGGAAGCCACTCCCACACCCCCGGGCCTGGTTCGTCTCCCTGGACGGCAGGTCCAACGCGCACGTCAGACATTCGTACATTGATCTCCAAAGAGCTGGGAGGAACGGAAGCAATGATGCCAGCTTGGATTCTGGCGTGGATATGAATGAACCAAAATCTGCCCGGAAGGGAAGAGGAGACCCCTTGTCTCTTGCGCAGAACCACCCAGCTGTCCAGGAGCACCCGCAGAAGGAGCCGAGGGCCGCGGACAGCGCCTCCTACACGCAGCTCGTGTACCTAGACGACATGGACCAAAGCGGCAGTGAGTGTGGCACCACCGTCTGTACCCCGGAGGACAGTGCCCTGCGCTGCTTGCTGGATGGCTCTGGCCGGCGGAGCGGCGGCCAGCTGCCCAGCCTGCAGGAGGAGACGACAAAACGAACTTCGGACGTGCCCCCGGAGCCACTAGCCAGTCCCGAACAGAGGAGATCTGCTCAGGAGGACGACGaagaggaggacgaggaggaccAAGGAGAAGACAAGAAGAGCCCGTGGCAGAAACGGGAGGAGAGGCCCCTGATGGCGTTCAACATTAAATGAGCCACCGCAGAGCCACCCGACGGCGGAATAGGATACAGTTGCCAAAAAATTCTTTCTTACCCAAGCGTTGACCTGATTGTGGAAGGCGTCAGACGGCGGCATCCGGGGACATGGACTTTCACTGCATCACGGTCCACCGTGCCCACGAGAGAAAGGAATTCAAGTTATTACTCAGAATAAGGGATGATGCTAACGGGCGCCTCGCCTCCAGGGAGGTGGCTGACCGCGGCGGCCGAGTGTTGCTCGGCGTCTCGGACGCGTCCACCCCCGCGGAGAAACCACAGGTGATGTTGCTAGGTTCTGCTGATAACCTCGGCTCTCCCTCAGATCCTGGGGGCAGATGAAACTCTTCACATTGCTTGAATCCATTTTATCACGATAAGGCTCCTGTGAAGTTATTATTGAGAAATTAGCTTAGCACTTAGTGTCTCGAGGTATGCATTATCTCAAAGGAAAGCTATGCATCGCTGCTTCGTGCTCTTATTTTGCTTAGGTGTCTTGCGTTGGTTAGGTTTCGTTTcgggtttgcttttttttttttttttaacaacaacaacaacaaaaaacccacacgACTTggttgtaaagattttattcattttcatctgTTCTGCTTCTCGGTGGTTTATTTCGGCGTCTCCTTTCGGGAACTCCTGAGTGTCATCTCTTAACATCCAAGCCTTTTAAATGAAATCGTACTGAAGTTTTTATCAGCTGAGAGTCCTTCAAATTCTGGTCCCATTAACTCCAAGTGCCTTTTTTACAGTGACAACAACAGTCCCtcacctttcttcttctcctcctcctcctcctcttcctcctcctcctcttcttcttcttcttcttctttttctttctcaactcCTTTAATTGAACTGCCTGGATTTTATAAAGTTATTAAATGATAC
Encoded here:
- the FAM171A1 gene encoding protein FAM171A1 isoform X2: MSRSAALLLCLLGCNVWTAGTKAPREPGAGAQEVTLKVHISDASTHQPVPDALIEIFTNQVSVASGTSGTDGVAFIKFQYKLGSQLIVTATKHAYVPNSAPWKPIRLPVFSSLSLGLLPERSATLMVYEDVVQIVSGFQGARPQPRVHFQRRALRLPENTSYSDLTAFLTAASSPSEVDSFPYLRGLDGNGTGTWLKSGLGLVHQEGSQRTWTYIAPQLGYWVAAMSPPNPGPVVTQDITTYHTVFLLAILGGMAFILLVLLCLLLYYCRRKCLKPRQHHRKLQLPAALESSKRDQSTSMSHINLLFSRRESEFPGPLAVTSHGRPDAPGPKELMSGVHLEMMSSNGEVDMHTPMLKLSYSTSQEFSSREELLSHKEEDKSQISFDNLTPSGTLGKEYHKSVEIFPLKPRKSVEREGCESPGNSEYRRSYNAMLSQPLFEKQDRDAQASVNHIPTGSKLTIQEHMYPAPSSPEKEQLLDRRPTECMMSRSVDHLERPTSFPRPGQLICCSSVDQVNDSVYRKVLPALVIPAHYMKLPGDHTYVGQPLVVPADQQLEIERLQAELSSPHAGIFPHPSSQIQAQPLSCQAISQQHLQDAGTREWTPQGASMSESLSIPASLNDAALAQMNSEVQLLTEKALMELGGGKPLPHPRAWFVSLDGRSNAHVRHSYIDLQRAGRNGSNDASLDSGVDMNEPKSARKGRGDPLSLAQNHPAVQEHPQKEPRAADSASYTQLVYLDDMDQSGSECGTTVCTPEDSALRCLLDGSGRRSGGQLPSLQEETTKRTSDVPPEPLASPEQRRSAQEDDEEEDEEDQGEDKKSPWQKREERPLMAFNIK
- the FAM171A1 gene encoding protein FAM171A1 isoform X3, which gives rise to MSRSAALLLCLLGCNVWTAGTKAPREPGAGAQEVTLKVHISDASTHQPVPDALIEIFTNQVSVASGTSGTDGVAFIKFQYKLGSQLIVTATKHAYVPNSAPWKPIRLPVFSSLSLGLLPERSATLMVYEDVVQIVSGFQGTWLKSGLGLVHQEGSQRTWTYIAPQLGYWVAAMSPPNPGPVVTQDITTYHTVFLLAILGGMAFILLVLLCLLLYYCRRKCLKPRQHHRKLQLPAALESSKRDQSTSMSHINLLFSRRESEFPGPLAVTSHGRPDAPGPKELMSGVHLEMMSSNGEVDMHTPMLKLSYSTSQEFSSREELLSHKEEDKSQISFDNLTPSGTLGKEYHKSVEIFPLKPRKSVEREGCESPGNSEYRRSYNAMLSQPLFEKQDRDAQASVNHIPTGSKLTIQEHMYPAPSSPEKEQLLDRRPTECMMSRSVDHLERPTSFPRPGQLICCSSVDQVNDSVYRKVLPALVIPAHYMKLPGDHTYVGQPLVVPADQQLEIERLQAELSSPHAGIFPHPSSQIQAQPLSCQAISQQHLQDAGTREWTPQGASMSESLSIPASLNDAALAQMNSEVQLLTEKALMELGGGKPLPHPRAWFVSLDGRSNAHVRHSYIDLQRAGRNGSNDASLDSGVDMNEPKSARKGRGDPLSLAQNHPAVQEHPQKEPRAADSASYTQLVYLDDMDQSGSECGTTVCTPEDSALRCLLDGSGRRSGGQLPSLQEETTKRTSDVPPEPLASPEQRRSAQEDDEEEDEEDQGEDKKSPWQKREERPLMAFNIK
- the FAM171A1 gene encoding protein FAM171A1 isoform X1 gives rise to the protein MSRSAALLLCLLGCNVWTAGTKAPREPGAGAQEVTLKVHISDASTHQPVPDALIEIFTNQVSVASGTSGTDGVAFIKFQYKLGSQLIVTATKHAYVPNSAPWKPIRLPVFSSLSLGLLPERSATLMVYEDVVQIVSGFQGARPQPRVHFQRRALRLPENTSYSDLTAFLTAASSPSEVDSFPYLRGLDGNGTGNGTRYDLTPVTAVSVHLLSSDGTPVLVDGPIYVTVPLATQSSLRHNAYVAAWRFDQKLGTWLKSGLGLVHQEGSQRTWTYIAPQLGYWVAAMSPPNPGPVVTQDITTYHTVFLLAILGGMAFILLVLLCLLLYYCRRKCLKPRQHHRKLQLPAALESSKRDQSTSMSHINLLFSRRESEFPGPLAVTSHGRPDAPGPKELMSGVHLEMMSSNGEVDMHTPMLKLSYSTSQEFSSREELLSHKEEDKSQISFDNLTPSGTLGKEYHKSVEIFPLKPRKSVEREGCESPGNSEYRRSYNAMLSQPLFEKQDRDAQASVNHIPTGSKLTIQEHMYPAPSSPEKEQLLDRRPTECMMSRSVDHLERPTSFPRPGQLICCSSVDQVNDSVYRKVLPALVIPAHYMKLPGDHTYVGQPLVVPADQQLEIERLQAELSSPHAGIFPHPSSQIQAQPLSCQAISQQHLQDAGTREWTPQGASMSESLSIPASLNDAALAQMNSEVQLLTEKALMELGGGKPLPHPRAWFVSLDGRSNAHVRHSYIDLQRAGRNGSNDASLDSGVDMNEPKSARKGRGDPLSLAQNHPAVQEHPQKEPRAADSASYTQLVYLDDMDQSGSECGTTVCTPEDSALRCLLDGSGRRSGGQLPSLQEETTKRTSDVPPEPLASPEQRRSAQEDDEEEDEEDQGEDKKSPWQKREERPLMAFNIK